Genomic window (candidate division KSB1 bacterium):
CGCCGCCAACCAACATCAGCGCGATGACAGCAGCGCGGGCAAACTTTGCCGGGAACATCTGTGCCATCGCCACGGCGCCGGCGCCGGCCAGCAGAATCATGCCGTGCAAAAAGCTGATGAGATTCCACGGCGTTTTATATGGAATCAATGAATAAACGATGGTCATAAAAAGCGTGTAAAAGGCGAGGAAACGCAGCAGATTCGAATCGGCGTTTCTCTTTTTCTTGAGAGCAAAAATAAAACCCGCTGCTGCGAGAACGAGAATCAGCGCCTCGCTCCAAAACGGATTTTCACCGAGGCGAAAGTACGCGAGCAGTTTGAGATAATAATGCCAGGGATGAATGTGCACCGGATCGTGGCCGGCGCGGCTGAGATAAGTTTTGTAGGCCAAAATCGAATCCGCCACGCCCTGAGCATGAGTTAAGAAAGAAGAATAAAACAAAGCCGAGACGGCGCCGGCTGCAAGCAGCACGGCGATGACGTGCCGGCGCTCGAGCGCTTTCAAAGTGGTGATGAAATGCAAACCGCCCTCATCCCGACGCGCCAGCAGGAAAGTGAAAAACAGCGCCAACCCCATCGCGCCCCAGGCAATGATGCAGGTCTCTTTCGTTGCATGCATCAAGCCGAGAAAAATTCCCGTGGCGACCGCCCAGCCGAGATTTTTGTTTTGCATGTAACGATAGCCGCAACCGATGACGCCGAAGGTAAAACACACGAGCAGCATTTCCTGAATGTAATAGCGGCTGTAATACGCCATCGCCGGCGAAACGGCGGTGAGCAAGGCAGCGATCATGGCGGCTGATTTGCCCAATTCTTTCACCAGCAGCAGAGGCATGAAAACCAGCAACGTTCCAAAGAAGACCGGCACGAGGCGCAACGTCAATTCCGTGACCTCGGTGAGTTTCTTTGCCGAGCTGAGCCGGGCGGGAATCAACGTCAAGTAGTTCAGCGTTGGGCCGTGATATTCGAAGCTGTCGTAACGATAAAATCCTTTTTCCAACAGCGCGCCGAATTTGATGGCGTGAACCGCCTCGTCGCCGTGCATCGGGCGCTGTTCCAATTTCGGCAGCCGCAGCGCCAAGGCGGCAAGCGTTGCGGCGAAAAGGAATATAAAAGCCAATCCGTTTGATTGTGCCATAATCAAGCCGTCACGCCTCTGATCACGCGCTCCCACTCAAACGCCGGGCCGATGTCGAATTTGTCGGTGCGAAAATTGACGTGGCTGACGATGCCACGGAAATTGGCAATATCATTGCGGGTTTCATAGCGCGAAGCGAGCGGGAGAAAGCGGCGCGGAATGTTGAAGCGCGCCGTCAAATAACGCAGCAGGGCGATCAAGCTGTTGTATTGCGCCTCGGTGAAACTGGCGTAATAGTTGAAGCCGCGATACGAAGCCCGGCGATAGTAGATCGGCTCGTTGAGATGGCAATACACATCCTGGGAGGTGGTGGTCGTGAGGGATTGTCCCTGCGGCACCAGCGGCCCGATATTCGAAATTTCCACGCCAATTGAGCTGCGGCTCATCTGCGTGTTGCCGCCCACCGCCGTCGGACCCAGATGATACGCCCAGTAGCGCGAGTTGAACAAATTATAGATGTTGCCGTCGCGCGCCAGAAGGAACGCCACGGAAACGCGCGTCGCCGGATCGGGCTTCGGTTTCGTCAGCATCGCCACATCGCCGCGAATGTAGCCCGTGGTAAAATGCAAAACCACGCGTTCTTTGTGAAAAGCCTCGGCAGTGTAATACGTTTCATTGCCATCCGCCGGCTGCAATCGCACGACGTTGAGCTGGCGATTCTCCCCCGGTATTGCCACGCTGAGGGGCGTCAACGCATGCCGCCGGCCGGTAGAATCCAAACCATCGGCGCGGAACGCCGCCTCGAACGCCGGAATATCTCGCGCGAACATGGGCACTCCTTTGCAAAAAGCAGGAAACTGCGACTGACCGGTCACTTAAATTTGTTGAACGCCGGAAATTTCAGGCACAAAAGTGACCGGTCAATGACTTTGCAGATACGCTCTAAGATAATTCGGCCAGGAGACATTTGCAAGCCTTCTGAAAATTTTTTGCAAAATGAAACGTGCGATGCCTGCGCCAGCGATCGCGCGTTTCGTCTAATTTGTAATGATCAGCTCGACCTCCTGGCCCGGCCGAACGCTGATCTCCTGGCTGATCGGCGTTTGGCTGCCGCCGATGGGATCGGCGAGAAAACGTATTAACCCCGCATTGACAACGAGGTATTGCGGAATCACCAGCACCTGGGTGCTGTTGCCGGTGACCGTGCCGATTCGAATGCGTTCGGCGCCGCGCAGGATATAAATCTTCATGTCGAGAAAGTTCCGGTTTTCCACACGCACCAAGGTTTTGGGCTCCACCTCATCTCCAGCGTGCCGGGCTGTCGTGCATGCTGAAAGAGAGATCAAGATGAAGAGAAGAGAGGTTGCGATACGCATAAAATTCTCCCAGACTATTTTGTCTTTTGAGCTTTTTGTGAATTGAACGACGATTGAGCCTTCAAGGCGCGGAAGGCCACAGCGGTGTCATTGTTGCGAGCCGCCATGATCAGTGTTTCACCGGATGCCGTCCGCAGTGATTTGATTTGGCGAATTTCTCCGGTGACGGCGAAACCACTTTTTTGCAAACTGACCGGCGTGAATGTTCCTTTGCCATCGCCAAAAAGCAAGCATCCATAACTGGCGTCATATCTTCCTTGATCCGGCGGCGCGCCGTAAAAATTGCCGCCCACCAGCATGTCTTGACAGGCGTCATTGTTAAAATCTTCAATCAATATCGCGTAAATCGGCGAGAACTGGGCTTCAAGCGGAAGTGGTTTGATGTTGAAAGTTTCGCCGCCATTGTTCATGAGCAGGATGGAAGCAAATTCGGTCACCCTGCGAACCGTGGCCGCCTGCAACTGCTCGCGGGAAAAAATATCCTGAACCGATTTACCGCCATAAGCTGCCATCGTCGGATATTTCTTTTGCAAAGAAGGAATATTCTTCAGCATCTGCTCCGCCGAGGCCAGGGGATAAGACTTGTCACCATTGAAATACGTGAGTATCTGATCCGGCTTTCCATCTCCTGAGAAGTCATTGATAAAAAGTTGTACCGGCTTTTGCTGGCTGGCTTTGAGAAGAGAATTCAAGCCAAGATTCCCGGCCACCAGGTCAATCAAACCATCGTGATTAAAATCCGCCGCGGCAACGGTATTCCACCAGCCGTGCGTGTTTTCGAGTCCGTATTGGCGGGTAACATCAACAAATTTTCCGGCTTGGTTATGAAACACCGTCACTGGCATCCATTCACCCACGATGACGAGCTCCTCGTCGCCGTCTTTGTTCAAATCTGCCCACGTCGCGTCGGTTACCATGCCAACTTCAGATAAGCCGGGGGCGCGCGCGGCGGTCTCGTCGGTGAATTTTCCGTGACCGTCGTTGATCAGCAAATAACTTTCCGGAATCAGACCATACAGCCACGGCAAGGAACGGCTGCCGACAAATAAATCCACATCGCCATCCTGATCAATGTCAGCGGGCTTCACGCAGGCGCCGTTTGCATAAATTTCCGGGAGCGCATCCGCGGCGTTGCGAAACTGGCCGCCGCCGGCATTGAGATAAAGCCGATCGCGCAGGGCCCCGGCGCGACCGAAAAATTCGTTGCCGCCACTCACCACGTAAAGGTCGGGAAGATCATCTCCATTGGCATCGAAAAAAGCGGCATCCACATCTTCACACAGGCCGTCTTTAATGAGGGCGGAATCAACAACCGCCGCAAATTTTCCTTGCTGGTTTTGCAGAAAGAGACCTCCCGGCTGATGTTTGCCGCCGCCGAGAAACAAATCCTCCAAACCATCGCCGTTGACATCCGCCACGGCAAAGGCCGGACCTTCCGTTGACAAGAAATGCGGAATAAACGGCTCCCGATTGTATTCGATGAAAGTGTTTTCCTGATGCGAATAGTCGAGCCGGATTTCTTCGGTAATATTCTGAAAGATCGGCTGATCATTTTTTCGAGCTCGATGGATGTAAGCGGTTGTGGCGTCGGTTTGTTTCAATGCAATCGTTTGGTTCGCCGGAAGGTTTTTCAACACTTGATATTCACCGGTTGGCCAGATGACTTGCAAAGAGTCGAGGTGATTGATGTTTCCCAGCCCGAAATTCAATACCGGCTCTACCGAAGATTGAAAGCCTCGCGCCGGCATAAGCTCCTGGTAGAAAATTTTTTCCCGACTGTGCAGGATGACTTTGGCGCCGATTCCGAAAGTATTTTGATCGCGCCCGGTTAATTTCACCTTGAAATAGTTGGCGACATTCGGGGAGTTTTTATAAAGAAGATTTTTGTAAATTGCAGCCGGGGCATTCACATTATTTACCACCAGATCCATGGCGCCATCATTATCGAAATCTGCATAAGCCGCGCCGCTTGAAAAGCCGGCATCGCCCAGCCCCCATTGCGCGGCGCGATTGACGAAGGTAAGATCGCCGCGGGAATGAAAAGCGTAATTGGCCTGGGGAACGCTGGGCATGCGACGGACAAATGCGTCCAGTGTATCCTTTTGTATGGGCGTAACCGCCCGGTGGCCGGCGCGTCCGCCTGTCTGCAGCTTCGATTCGTTTTGTTTGATATAATTGAGATAATCCAAATCATTGGGCCGGCGAAAAATGCCGTTGGTGATGAACAAATCTTTGTAACCGTCGTTATCGAGATCGACAAACAGCGGCGCCCAGCTCCAGTCAGTGGCATGAACGCCGGCCAGTTGTCCGATCTCGCTGAACAGATAAACAGGCGCTTTTGCTGCCGGGTTGTTGATAATGGCCGGGCCACGATTCAGTTGCAGCGTATTCCTGCGGAACTGGTGATAATATCCGAAATAGAGTTTCGTGTCATAAATATCATAAGGGTCAGCATTGACGGACGATTTGCGAATCTCCTCTTTCTCCGGCAGCATGTCCAACACCACGACATCCAGCAAGCCATCGTTGTTGAAATCCGCCAGATCGTTTCCCATCGAAGCGCTGCTGATATGCCCCATGGACCGCCGCATCGCCTCGGTGAATGTGCCGTCGCCGTTGTTGTAATAAAGATAGTCATCCTCGTGAAAATCATTCGAGATATAAATATCCGGCCAACCATCGCCATTGATGTCGCCGACCGCCACGCCCAATCCGTAGCCCAGCGCGCTTCCGTAAATTCCCGCTTCTGCCGAGACATCGACAAAGCGGCCGCGCTCATTTTTGTATAATTTATCGCCGGCTTCATCATCACGAGTATAGCGCAGCTTATCGGCAGCGCGATAAGTGCCTTTGGTGTGCACCGAGTGATTCAACAAGTACATATCGAGATCGCCGTCGCGATCGTAGTCGAAGAAAGCGGCCTGTCGTGAAAGTCCGAGATGCGCGAGACCATATTCCGAGGCCCGTTCGGTAAAAGTTAAATCGCCGTTGTTGATGAAGAGTTGGTTGGCGCCTTTTTTATCCAGGTAATTCGACCGACACACGTGGATATCGAGCAAGCCATCGCCGTTGACGTCGGCCATCGTCGCGCCGGTCGTCCAGCCTCCTGTTTCTCCAGCCACGCCAGCCTTCTCAGTAATATCCTCAAATTTGAAATTACCTTTGTTGAGATAAAGGCGATTGGCATGCAAATTGGCGGTAAAATAAATATCCGCCAGGCTGTCGTTGTTGATGTCGCCGACGGCCACTCCGCCGCCGTCATAGAAATAAAGATAATTGATGCTGTTGAACAACGGCTCTTCTTCAAGCGTGTTTTCAAAAGCGATGTGAGTTTGCCGGGGAGAGAGCTTCTCGAACAAGGGCCGGATGGAATCTTTTCGCTGGCAGGAACAAAAAACAACAAGGGTTGTCAGCAGGACAAAGAGAGGTTTCAACATAATATTCAGATTTGAAAGTTGTTCAGCAGTGTGAGAAATTTATCTTGAGAATCAAAATCTAATTACGTAAATTTGACAGTATAATAAATAGCGCCTCCATTTAATTTGTGGGTAACAAAATGACTGAGAATCACAATCTTGAAAAAGCCGTTAGATTTCTGGCGCAAGACAATTTTGAAGTTGAAGACGGTCTCGAGCGTATTGTGTGGCTGCGGCATGGCGCCGGAGACAAGATTCGTCTCATCGAAGTCAACCGCAATGGCTTTCCGACCGGCCGAATCGAAGCGTTTTATTTTGCGCCCTCGGAAGAAGTGCCTTTTAAAACCTATCTGGCCGACGTCACACCCGATGAGTGGCAGCGAATCTTAAGCGGTGAGATTCCATTGCCTGAAGGTTGGTCTCTCAAAGACAGCCGGGAGTTTCTCCGCTCAGATTTCGAGGTGGTCAGTGTGGGCTGAAGCCTATCTCCAACAAGCGCGTTCGGACTGGCTGATGTTGCAACTTATTCGCGAACACGAAGCACCGGATTGCCACGCGCTGCATTACTTGCAAATGACCTGCGAAAAGCTTGGCAAGGCTTTTTTGATAGCCGGAGGAACCATGTCACCCCAGCAAGCCCAAAGTTCACACCTTGCCTTCAAGCGTTTTCTACAAGTTGCCTCACGCAATCACGTGCTTAGAAACTTGCTTAAGATGACGGCTTCGCAATTTAAAAGCGCATATCAATCAATTGTTGCCGATTGCTGAAGCTGTCGAACGTTTAACTCCGGCTTTGGCTCACGAGGGTCCGAATGTTGAATATCCCTGGGAAAATCCCAGTCGACAAATTCATATTCCGGTGAGTTACAATTTCCAAGTCGTTCATGAATTGCGACGGCCACCGGGGATGAATCTTTTAAAAATCGTCGATCTCGTACAGCAACAATTTTATCGCCTTTTCACATAAACTTGAATCCAAGCATCATTCTTTGCAAAGATAATCACCTCTCCAGCAGTACCATCTTGCGAGTTTGGATGAAACCGCCAGCATGAATTCGATACAGATAAACCCCGGCGCTCACCGGCCTGCCAAGTTCGTCCGTGCCGTCCCAAGCCACTGATTTGAAACCGGCCTCTTCCCCGCCCTGAACCAAAGTTTTGACCCGCTTGCCCAACAGATCATAAATCACCAGCGCAACCTCAGCTCGTTCAGGAAGCGCGTACTGAAATGTCGTGGCCTTTTTGAAAGGATTGGGATGGTTTGGCGAAAGAAGGTAGCTTGCCGGAATTTCTTTAATCGCAGAACTATCCGACACCGATCGGGCATACCCAATTTCAGCTCTTTGGCCGTCATTGGCAAACGGAAAGCTGGTGAACCAGAGATGATAGAAGCCATTAAACTCGAGCACGGCGCTGGTCAGATACGAGAACCCCCATTCGGGCCTCTCACTGATGACCGGATTATTCGGCGATTTCTTCCATGCAATTCCATCTGATGAGACGGCGTAACCAACCAATTGCGGCGGGGTCGTGTAGCCCGCCCTGCCGGCGTACCACATTTCATAGCCGGTGCCAGTTGCCAAGATCGCAGGACTCCAGACTCTGAGTTGGTCCCATTCTCCAGCTTCGCCAACTTTTAGCACTGGATCGCTGCTTGAAAACGGCGCGACAACTGTTGAGGCCTCATCATGTTTGATCCAATTGATTCCATCCGGAGAGATGGCCAAGCCGACTTGGATTTTCGATACCGGCCAATTTTCCCTGCCGCCCCAGTACCACAGTTTGTACACTTCTTTCTCTTTTATGACAGTTCCCGGTCCCATGATGCTATCATCCCAATCTCCACGCGGCCCCAACTCCAGCACCGGCTCAGGATGCTTGTTCCAATGGATGCCGTTAGTCGAAGTGGCATAGCCAATCAGACGCGGCGGGATGCCGTTTGCGCCATACCACATTTTGAGGGTCTTTCCGTCCTTGATGACGGCGGGACAGACAACAGCCCTTGCTTCCCAAAACAATTCTGCTGACAGCACCGGATTCCCGGCATATCGGATCCATGAAATGCCGTTCAGCGACCAGGCGTATCCGATCTGAACGCTTCCAAGTCCCAAAATCTCGTCGCTTCCCGCATACCACATGCGCAGTGTATCGCCATCCTTGATGACCGTCGGCCAAAGAACCGCGCCGTCATCCCACTTGCCGGCAGCGCCAAAACTCAGAACCGGCCGGTTGATCACTTGTTTCCAAACGGTCTGGGCCAACAAATTCATCGTACAGTCGATGAATAAAATCAACGTGCTGATGGCTATTGATGACTTTTGCATCACACTGCGTTTCTCTTGATTGATGAGACAAGATGCACAAGTTTCTTTGTATTGTCAAGCATTGATTTCGTTCCCGTTTCGTTTTTTAGCGGTGCTTGACTTTTCAGGAAAATTTATGTAGCTTAATACAATGATAGCGAAACTTGCGGTTCCGTATCACAGACAAAACCGTGATTATACTTGCGGTCCTGCTTGTCTACGTATGGTGCTTGAATATTGGAATTTCCAACAGGACGAAGTTTCGTTAAGCATGTTGTGCGGAACAACGTTAGCTGGGACAGGCCTCGTAGAAATTGCCGAGGCGGCGCGGAAATCAGGATTTACAGCAGAATGGAAGCGCAATGCGAAATTTAACGATTTGACAAATGCACTGAAACATGGCGTTCCGGTTATTGCCATGGTGGATGCACGGCTTTTGCATGACATCGAAATGCCGATTCCAGCCGGACACATGATCGTTATTTTCGCGATTGATGCCAACAAAATTTTTTACCACGATCCTGAAGCCGGGCAAGAAAGAACTGTTTCTCGCCAAATATTTCTCCAGGCGTGGGAAAACTTAAGAAAAGGCATGGTGACTGTATGGCAACAAAAAGAGAGATGAAAAAAGCGCGTGAAATTGTCACAGATTACTTGATTGCCTATATCGGTGAAAAGGCGGTGGCTGGAACACCGCATTATGAGGCAACACGGAAAGTGTGGTCGGTACCGGTACTTTGTTACACTGCCAGAGGCATTTTCCTTGGCGGCAAAATCGAGCTTGATGGACAATTGGAAATTATACACGCGCCCTCGAAAAGTGAATTTACGCGAGTTGTCGAACAGCAATTGAAACGTTTACCGGCGATCGTCTATGCCGACGAAGAAGAACTTTCATCAAGAGGATTTGAAGTTGCCAAGATCATTTAGTTGCGCACGTTTTTTCAGAATGTCTGTTCTAACGATTCCCTTGCTTATCGGTCTATCATCTCATAAACCTGAATCCGGTCATCATTCTTTGCAACGATAATCACTTCTTGTTTATTTCGATATTTCAGAGAAACCATGTCGCGAACTTGTCCGGTCAAAGATAATCCACTGTTCCGCATCGGTACGGCCGTAAAGTCGCTCACGCTATTTGAGTTTGAATGCGGCAACTTAAAAGTTGCGTTACGCGAGCCGCTTAACAGAATTCCGTAGCTGGCATCATACCTTCCGAGCTGGGGAGTGAGGCCGTAGAAATTTCCAGCCAACAGCAAATCTTTTACGCCGTCGGCATCGAAATCATTGGCCATGATCGCATAGACCGGCGAGAATTGCGCCTCGCTTGGCAGCGGGTGCGGCAGAAATGTTCCGTTTGCATTTCCGTAAAACACCGTGGTGGCAAACGTATGGGCTTGTTTGACCACCGCCTTGCTCAACTGTCTTTCGGTAAATATTTCCGTGATCTGCTTGCCGGCGTAATCGGCATGTTTGGGAAATTTTTGATTCAGAGAGGGCAGTTGAGAAATCAGATCCGGCCTGAGCGGCAGGGGGTAGCTTGTTCCCATTTTGTAAAAGCACAGAACCGGATCAAGCATGCCGTTGTTGTCGAAATCGCCCGCATAAAGCGACGCCGGCTCCGATTCGGAGGCTTTGACTTTGGAATTTTTTCCGAGATTGCCGGCCACCAGATCCGCGTAGCCGTCTTCATTCAGATCATCAACAATCACGCAATTCCACCAGCCGCTGGTTTTCGCCAAGCCGGCTTTTGCGGTGACGTTCACCAAGCCCTTGCCGGTGTTTTGAAAAAGGCTGACCGGCATCCATTCACCAACGACGACGAGATCCAATTTTCCATCTTTATTAAAATCGAGCCATTTGGCATCGGTCACCATACCGGCCCGGGCCAGCTCGGGCGCATACTTCTCCGTGACGATGGAAAATTTCCCTTTGCCATTATTCTCCAGCAAATGGCTCGTGGGTGTCAGACCATATTCCCAGGGGATGCTGCGGCTGCCGACAAATAGATCCACATCGCCGTCGTCGTCAAAATCCGCCGGCGCAACGCAAGAGCCGCTGTCGTAAAATTCCGGCAGGGCATTGGTGGATGGCGTGAAATCGCCTTGACCGTTGTTGAGATACAACCGGTCAAGCAGCGCCGGTGCTTGCGGCGAATACTCGTTGCCGCCACTGACCACGTAAAGATCGAGGTCGCCGTCTCTGTCTGCATCGAAAAAGGCGGCGCCGATGTCTTCGGAGATTTTTGCCGCTTCAAAGACCTGCTCATTGCTGCTCTTAAAATTTCCGGATGCGGTGTGAAGGAACAATTTCCCGGCGGATTCTTTCGCGCCGCCAATGTACAAATCTTCCAGGCCGTCGCCATTGACATCGCCCCTGGCGATCTTCGGCCCCTCGGTCGATAATTTGTGCGGAATCAGCGGTTCTCTTTGAAAATCGTTGAATTCATTTTCAACATGGCGGTATGAGAGAGGAAACGTTTCGGTGATGTCGCGGAAGATAGGATCCGGCTGAGGCGTAAAACGTAAGGCGTAATGCGTAATGCGTGGCTCGGCATCTTTTTGATGGAGGGTCACCGTTTGATTCGCCGTGACATTCGCCATAATTCCTTGGCTTCCGTCCGGCCAATCGACGATTAAGGAATCGACAAAAGTATGCTTCCCCAATCCGAAGGTGAGGACGTAATCGACGGAGGACTGAAAGCCGCGCATCGGCATTTGCTCGAGGACGAAAGTCTGCTGATTCGCGCATTTGAGCGTCACCTTTGCGCCGATGGCGAAAGTGTTCATTCCTTCTCCGGCGAGTTTCACTTTTAGAAAATGATTGCCGGTCAAAGAATCAGCTTCGTTGCGAAAGACAAAAGCCGGTTGGTTGACATTGTTGATGACGAGATCGTTATCGCCGTCGCCGTCGAGATCGCCGTAAGCGGCGCCGTTCGAGAAGCTCAGCGTGTCCAATCCCCATGCCTTTGCGTAATTCGTGAACGTCAAATCGCCGTTGTTACGGAAAGCGTAATTGCGGAGCTGGGTGGAGGGAATCTTGCTGATCAAGTCGGGAAAATCGATGCGCTCGCCTTGCAGCATCCTGCGGATATTTTCCTCCTGCATCAAATACGCAATATAATCCTGATCCGTGACATCCCGAAAGATGCCGTTGGTCACAAAAATATCTTTGAAACCGTCATTGTTCAAATCCGCCAGCAGCGCGCCCCAGCTCCAATCGGTGGCCGCGATGCCGGCGAAAAGCCCGATTTCGCTGAAGGACATGCGGCCTTGCGCGTCGAAGCCGTTGTTCAACTGCAGCACGTTCTGTGAGAACTGATGATAATAGCCCCAGGCGATTTTCTTTTGATAAAAGTCAAACGGCTCGAAGGTGAACGTGGTTTTCAAGCGGTAATCATCTTCGGGCAGCATGTCGGTGCCGAAAATATCCATCAAGCCGTCGTTGTTGAGATCGGCAATATCCGCGCCCATGGAAGAGAGGCTGGTGTGTCGAATCATCTCTTCGAGTTTTTCGGTGAAGGTGCCATTGTGATTGTTCATGTAAAGATAGTCGCGCTCGAAAAAATCATTGGCGATATAAATGTCGAGCCAGCCGTCGTTGTCGATGTCGCTCACCGATACGCCCAAGCCGAATGCAATCACGCTGCCGTAAATGCCGGCTTCTGCGCTCACCTCGACAAATTTGCCATTGTCGTTGCGATAGAGCCGATCTCCGCCGCCGTCGGGGTCCCGTTCGTGGCGCAAATTTTTTGACAAATCAAACGTGCTCAGGGCGCGGAAGGCGTTGTTGAGCACGTACAGATCCAAATCGCCGTCGCGATCATAATCGAAGAAAGCGGCATGGGTGGAAAATCCCTTGTCATCAATGCCGTATTCCGCTGCGGCTTCTTTGAAAACCGGCACGCCGTTTTTTTTATTTCCCTGGTTGACAAAAAGCTCGTTGGCGCGGTTGTCGCCTTTGAGGTTGCCGGAGTTGCAGATGTAAATATCGAGCCGGCCGTCGCCGTTGATATCGGCCAGGCAGACGCCAGTGGACCAGTTATGGGTTCCGGCCACGCCGGCCTCGCCCGTCACGTCCCGAAAACGGAAACCACCCTGATTCAGGAACAGTTTGTTGGGCTGATGATTGGCGGTCAGGTAAACGTCCGGCAAGCCGTCGTTGTTGACGTCGCCGATCGCCACGCCGCCGCCGTTGTAATAATTGCGATACTTAAAAACGTTGAAATTCGCTTCATCCACTAATTTGTTTTCAAATTTCAGACGAGTGTATGCTTCGGGCATGAGCGTAAACAGACGATCGCTCTGAATAACAGGAGGCTTTTCAGCGCACGAGAGGAGCAGAAGAAGGAATATGGCAGGAAGAGATGAGATAAATTTCACGGTGTTTTCACGATAACAAATTCCACTACGGCAGCGGGCGGACGCTGACTTCCTTGAAGTAAACAACGTCGCCGGGGTCGTGCGTCTGCAGGCCGATATAGCCGGATGCCGGTCGTTTCGCTTCATACATCGGCTCATACCATTCTCGCTTCGTGCGGGGGTCTTCGCCATCGGAATCGAATGTGGTGATGCGTTTGCCGTCTATATCCACCAGCACGAGGTTGCCTTTGAGCGTGATGATCATGGTTTTCCAATCGGTGGGGTTTTGATTGGGAACGGGTGCCGCCCTGGCGAGCGAATAGATGGCGCCGGTGCGATGATATTCATCCGGCGTGTCGCAAATTTGCACTTCGAAGCCGCGATGCACGGCATACCACGGGCCGATCATCATATCGGAATCCGCGCGCATGGCTCGGTCAGATTCCGGTGTCAAATCGCCTTTTTCGGTTCTTTGCGCCGGCGTTTGCTTTTCATTTAAACGTGCGAGGATGCCTTCGTCGATGCGAATGAAGACGCCGGCGTTGGATTGGGCATCTTTACTGCGGTAAACAACGCGAATCTGGCAATTGCCAAAACGTTCTTTGGTATATAAAAAGAGCCCCATCCCCCGCGGGTCGCATTCGGTGCGCAGGCTGTTGTCATCCACGACCATTCTGCCATAGCCGATTTGGACCCAGTCGTTATTCACCTTGCCGTCGATGATGAGCGGCAGTACGCGCCACGGGCGCTCGGTTTGGGCAACTTTGCCGCCCACCCGGCACGCGGCCACAAAAATCAAAGACAGCCCCAGCAGCATGATCATTTTCATGACGCTTCGCAATTGGTGGTCTCCGGAATCGGCGGTATTAAATTTCTTGTGGGTATAAACACGTAAGCGGCTCCGATGAATCGGAGCCGCTCACACAATGGTCAAAACCTCTCAGACAAAATAATTTTGCCTTCAATCATTTTGCCTTTTTTCACGCGTTGTCTTTTTGCAATCTCAATATCCCGGATTTTGCCGCAAGTTGGGATTGGCATCCAACTGTGCCTGGGGGATGGGATAGAGCTTTCTGTGCGCACCATCGCTGGCCGCTTTCAAAGTCCAGGGCTCGAGCCAGTGATTGGTTCGAATCTGGTCTTGACGGCGGAAATTCTCCCAGAGGAACTCAAAGCCGCGCTCATCCAGAATGCGATCGCGCAGCGCCACTTTGGTGTTGAAATTGGCCAGTGCAATGGGCTTGTCCGGCTCGAAGCTGCG
Coding sequences:
- a CDS encoding N-acetylmuramoyl-L-alanine amidase, giving the protein MFARDIPAFEAAFRADGLDSTGRRHALTPLSVAIPGENRQLNVVRLQPADGNETYYTAEAFHKERVVLHFTTGYIRGDVAMLTKPKPDPATRVSVAFLLARDGNIYNLFNSRYWAYHLGPTAVGGNTQMSRSSIGVEISNIGPLVPQGQSLTTTTSQDVYCHLNEPIYYRRASYRGFNYYASFTEAQYNSLIALLRYLTARFNIPRRFLPLASRYETRNDIANFRGIVSHVNFRTDKFDIGPAFEWERVIRGVTA
- a CDS encoding TIGR03663 family protein translates to MAQSNGLAFIFLFAATLAALALRLPKLEQRPMHGDEAVHAIKFGALLEKGFYRYDSFEYHGPTLNYLTLIPARLSSAKKLTEVTELTLRLVPVFFGTLLVFMPLLLVKELGKSAAMIAALLTAVSPAMAYYSRYYIQEMLLVCFTFGVIGCGYRYMQNKNLGWAVATGIFLGLMHATKETCIIAWGAMGLALFFTFLLARRDEGGLHFITTLKALERRHVIAVLLAAGAVSALFYSSFLTHAQGVADSILAYKTYLSRAGHDPVHIHPWHYYLKLLAYFRLGENPFWSEALILVLAAAGFIFALKKKRNADSNLLRFLAFYTLFMTIVYSLIPYKTPWNLISFLHGMILLAGAGAVAMAQMFPAKFARAAVIALMLVGGAHLTWQAYLANYKYDENPANPYVYAHPVYDVFTMVTRVEEIARAHPDSNNLYIQVISPANDYWPLPWYLRAFTNVGWWQEVDEISPSAPLILASAKVEPAIMRKLYELPPPGQRPLYVPLFDGYLEMRPQIEWRGYVRKDLWDKYEASNP
- a CDS encoding VCBS repeat-containing protein, giving the protein MLKPLFVLLTTLVVFCSCQRKDSIRPLFEKLSPRQTHIAFENTLEEEPLFNSINYLYFYDGGGVAVGDINNDSLADIYFTANLHANRLYLNKGNFKFEDITEKAGVAGETGGWTTGATMADVNGDGLLDIHVCRSNYLDKKGANQLFINNGDLTFTERASEYGLAHLGLSRQAAFFDYDRDGDLDMYLLNHSVHTKGTYRAADKLRYTRDDEAGDKLYKNERGRFVDVSAEAGIYGSALGYGLGVAVGDINGDGWPDIYISNDFHEDDYLYYNNGDGTFTEAMRRSMGHISSASMGNDLADFNNDGLLDVVVLDMLPEKEEIRKSSVNADPYDIYDTKLYFGYYHQFRRNTLQLNRGPAIINNPAAKAPVYLFSEIGQLAGVHATDWSWAPLFVDLDNDGYKDLFITNGIFRRPNDLDYLNYIKQNESKLQTGGRAGHRAVTPIQKDTLDAFVRRMPSVPQANYAFHSRGDLTFVNRAAQWGLGDAGFSSGAAYADFDNDGAMDLVVNNVNAPAAIYKNLLYKNSPNVANYFKVKLTGRDQNTFGIGAKVILHSREKIFYQELMPARGFQSSVEPVLNFGLGNINHLDSLQVIWPTGEYQVLKNLPANQTIALKQTDATTAYIHRARKNDQPIFQNITEEIRLDYSHQENTFIEYNREPFIPHFLSTEGPAFAVADVNGDGLEDLFLGGGKHQPGGLFLQNQQGKFAAVVDSALIKDGLCEDVDAAFFDANGDDLPDLYVVSGGNEFFGRAGALRDRLYLNAGGGQFRNAADALPEIYANGACVKPADIDQDGDVDLFVGSRSLPWLYGLIPESYLLINDGHGKFTDETAARAPGLSEVGMVTDATWADLNKDGDEELVIVGEWMPVTVFHNQAGKFVDVTRQYGLENTHGWWNTVAAADFNHDGLIDLVAGNLGLNSLLKASQQKPVQLFINDFSGDGKPDQILTYFNGDKSYPLASAEQMLKNIPSLQKKYPTMAAYGGKSVQDIFSREQLQAATVRRVTEFASILLMNNGGETFNIKPLPLEAQFSPIYAILIEDFNNDACQDMLVGGNFYGAPPDQGRYDASYGCLLFGDGKGTFTPVSLQKSGFAVTGEIRQIKSLRTASGETLIMAARNNDTAVAFRALKAQSSFNSQKAQKTK